The Coregonus clupeaformis isolate EN_2021a chromosome 18, ASM2061545v1, whole genome shotgun sequence genome has a segment encoding these proteins:
- the LOC121530897 gene encoding glycerol-3-phosphate acyltransferase 4, with protein sequence MGPFLDFNPFDNLLCILLGISFTVWFTLLLVFIIVPAIFGVSFGIRRLYMKTLLKIFEWATHRIERGAKDNNHLLYKPYSNAIIAKEPTSLEEEINEIRRRGSNRDLDSATEFEMSDIFYFCRRGVESIMDDEVTKRFSAEELESWNLLTRSNYNFQHISLRLTVLWGLGVVMRYGFLLPLRVTLAFTGVGLLVVLTSIIGFLPNGRMKNFLSEQVHLMCYRICVRALTAIITYHDSENKPKNGGICVANHTSPIDVIILASDGCYAMVGQIHGGLMGVIQKSMVKACPHIWFERSEVKDRHLVAKRLSDHVEDKTKLPILIFPEGTCINNTSVMMFKKGSFEIGSTVYPVAIKYDPRFGDAFWNSSQFGMVNYLLRMMSSWAIVCSVWYLPPMSREEGEDAVQFASRVKAAIARQGGLVDLLWDGGLKRGKVKDTFKEEQQKLYSKMLVGTQEDRSRS encoded by the exons ATGGGCCCGTTCTTAGACTTCAACCCCTTTGATAACCTGCTGTGCATTCTCTTGGGCATCTCCTTCACGGTGTGGTTCACCCTACTGCTCGTCTTCATCATCGTGCCTGCCATCTTTGGAGTGTCCTTTGGCATTCGACGGCTCTACATGAAAACCCTACTGAAGATCTTTGAG TGGGCCACGCATAGGATTGAAAGAGGAGCCAAGGACAACAACCATCTCTTGTACAAGCCCTACTCTAATG CCATCATTGCCAAGGAGCCCACCTCCCTGGAGGAGGAGATCAATGAGATCCGGCGCCGCGGCAGTAACCGGGACCTGGACTCCGCTACTGAGTTTGAGATGTCTGACATCTTCTACTTCTGCCGGCGAGGAGTGGAGAGCATCATGGACGATGAGGTGACCAAGAGGTTCTCTGCTGAGGAGCTGGAGTCATGGAACCTGCTGACCCGTAGCAACTATAACTTCCAGCACATCAGCCTGAGGCTGACGGTCCTGTGGGGGCTGGGGGTGGTGATGCGCTACGGCTTCCTGCTGCCTCTCAG GGTAACTCTTGCCTTCACCGGTGTGGGTCTTCTTGTCGTTCTCACCTCCATCATCGGGTTTCTTCCAAATGGGAG GATGAAGAACTTCCTCAGTGAGCAGGTGCATCTGATGTGTTACCGGATCTGTGTCAGAGCGCTCACTGCCATCATCACCTACCACGACAG tGAAAACAAGCCCAAGAATGGAGGGATCTGTGTGGCCAACCACACCTCACCCATCGACGTCATCATCCTGGCCAGTGATGGCTGCTATGCAATG gttgGGCAAATCCATGGTGGTTTGATGGGTGTGATCCAGAAGTCTATGGTGAAAGCCTGCCCACACATTTGGTTTGAACGCTCTGAAGTCAAAGATcgacatctagtggccaaaag ATTGAGTGATCATGTAGAAGACAAAACTAAACTTCCTATTCTCATTTTCCCCGAAG GCACCTGCATCAACAACACTTCAGTAATGATGTTTAAAAAGGGCAGCTTTGAGATTGGCTCCACAGTCTACCCTGTGGCCAtcaag TACGACCCCCGCTTTGGAGATGCCTTCTGGAACAGCAGCCAGTTTGGGATGGTCAACTACCTGCTGAGGATGATGAGCAGCTGGGCCATTGTGTGCAGTGTGTGGTACCTGCCACCCATGAGCAGAGAG GAAGGAGAGGATGCAGTCCAGTTTGCCAGTCGGGTCAAAGCAGCTATCGCCAGGCAAGGAGGGCTGGTGGACTTGCTATG GGATGGTGGTTTAAAGCGAGGGAAGGTAAAAGATACGTTCAAAGAGGAGCAACAAAAGTTATACAGCAAAATGCTAGTGGGAACCCAAGAGGACCGCAGTCGTTCTTGA